The Flavobacterium piscisymbiosum genome includes a region encoding these proteins:
- a CDS encoding DinB family protein produces MKTLAAQVITPEDLLKHWQGHRALTRNVIEAFPEKDFFEFSIGGMRTFAKLTDELLAIAVPGLKGIVNKEVKPFSEEASEKLIFKAQYLEKWDEATAEINKYWEKLSIEDFNENFNLFGQYEFPVIQNILYFIDNEVHHRGQGYVYLRALNIEPPFFWER; encoded by the coding sequence ATGAAAACATTAGCTGCCCAAGTAATTACTCCCGAAGATTTATTGAAACACTGGCAAGGTCACCGCGCCCTTACACGTAATGTTATTGAGGCGTTTCCTGAAAAAGATTTCTTCGAATTTTCGATAGGAGGAATGAGAACTTTTGCTAAACTCACAGATGAACTTTTGGCTATTGCTGTTCCTGGACTTAAAGGAATCGTAAATAAAGAAGTAAAACCATTTAGCGAAGAAGCATCAGAAAAATTGATTTTTAAAGCGCAATATCTTGAAAAATGGGACGAAGCAACTGCAGAAATCAACAAGTATTGGGAGAAATTATCGATTGAAGATTTTAATGAAAACTTTAATCTTTTTGGTCAATACGAATTTCCGGTAATTCAGAACATTCTCTATTTTATTGATAACGAAGTACACCACCGCGGACAAGGTTATGTGTATCTAAGAGCTTTAAAT
- a CDS encoding 1-phosphofructokinase family hexose kinase yields MKTFDIVTLTVNPSVDKSTHFSGLIAEQKIRCGTPQFDAGGGGINVSKAIARLRGNSLAIFTSGGPVGEMLKDLVKQEKVDFEAVETQTATRENFIAVDDNTNSQYRFGFTGDVLTDSEVQKVLETISNLKPKFLVASGSLNEGLSTDFYQKIAEIAKASSSKLIVDTSGEALKKVLETGAYLIKPNVGELAKLVGVERLEMEEVNEAAKKIIAKGGAEIVVVSLGPQGAVLVTKDDYEYVPAPNVAKKSTVGAGDSMVGGMVWALSQNKSLKEVIRWGVACGSAATMNEGTQLFKYEDAHRLFEWLKNK; encoded by the coding sequence ATGAAAACATTCGATATAGTTACCTTAACCGTAAATCCTTCGGTAGACAAAAGCACCCATTTCTCAGGCCTGATTGCCGAGCAGAAAATACGATGCGGAACACCACAATTTGATGCAGGCGGTGGCGGAATAAATGTTTCTAAAGCTATTGCTCGCTTACGCGGAAATTCCTTAGCTATTTTTACATCAGGCGGACCAGTTGGCGAAATGCTGAAAGACTTAGTAAAACAGGAAAAAGTAGATTTTGAAGCTGTTGAAACCCAAACCGCAACCAGAGAAAATTTTATAGCCGTTGATGATAACACCAATTCGCAATATCGTTTTGGGTTTACAGGAGATGTTCTAACTGATTCAGAAGTTCAGAAAGTTTTGGAAACCATTTCAAATTTAAAACCTAAATTTCTGGTCGCAAGCGGAAGTTTAAACGAAGGTTTGTCAACCGATTTTTATCAGAAAATTGCTGAAATCGCCAAAGCATCAAGTTCAAAGTTAATTGTAGATACGTCAGGAGAAGCCCTAAAGAAAGTTCTGGAAACCGGAGCATATCTCATAAAACCAAACGTTGGTGAACTCGCAAAACTAGTAGGAGTAGAACGCCTCGAAATGGAAGAAGTAAATGAAGCCGCCAAAAAAATCATTGCCAAAGGCGGAGCCGAAATTGTTGTAGTTTCTTTAGGGCCGCAAGGAGCGGTTTTGGTTACAAAAGACGATTATGAATATGTTCCTGCACCTAATGTTGCCAAAAAAAGTACCGTTGGCGCCGGAGATAGTATGGTGGGAGGAATGGTTTGGGCATTGTCTCAAAATAAAAGTCTGAAAGAAGTAATTCGCTGGGGAGTTGCCTGCGGATCTGCTGCAACAATGAACGAAGGAACGCAATTATTCAAGTACGAAGATGCACATCGTTTGTTTGAATGGCTTAAAAATAAATAA
- the thiL gene encoding thiamine-phosphate kinase, which yields MIEDKNPQRTSIAQLGEFGLIEHLTKNFDVTQESTLKSIGDDAAVLDFKDKKVVVSTDLLIEGVHFDLAYMPLKHLGYKAVVVNISDICAMNARPTQITVSVAVSNRFPLEALEELFEGITHAAKEYKVDVIGGDTTSSQKGLIISITAIGEANEDEIIYRNGAQKTDLLVVTGDIGAAYMGLQVLEREKQVFQVNPNSQPDLDMYSYLIERQLKPEARKDVRTLLHALEIKPTSMIDISDGLSSEIIHLCKQSKVGCNLYEDKLPLDPQFISTCEEFNIDSTTVAINGGEDYELLFTIDINDFDKIKGNPNFSIIGHMADESEGINLVTRANTQIPLKARGWDALTE from the coding sequence ATGATCGAAGATAAAAATCCGCAACGTACCAGTATAGCGCAATTAGGCGAGTTTGGCTTAATTGAACACTTAACCAAAAATTTTGATGTTACTCAGGAATCTACCTTAAAAAGTATAGGCGATGATGCTGCTGTTCTTGATTTTAAAGACAAAAAAGTAGTGGTTTCTACTGATTTACTGATCGAAGGTGTACATTTTGATTTGGCTTATATGCCTTTAAAACACTTAGGATATAAAGCAGTTGTTGTAAATATATCTGATATCTGTGCCATGAATGCCAGACCAACACAAATAACGGTTTCTGTAGCCGTTTCTAATCGTTTTCCATTAGAAGCATTAGAAGAATTATTTGAAGGGATTACACACGCTGCAAAAGAATATAAAGTAGATGTTATTGGCGGAGACACTACCTCATCGCAAAAAGGATTAATCATTAGCATTACAGCTATTGGTGAAGCAAATGAAGATGAAATTATATATAGAAATGGTGCCCAAAAAACCGATTTACTTGTAGTTACCGGTGACATTGGCGCTGCTTATATGGGATTACAGGTTTTAGAACGCGAAAAGCAGGTTTTTCAAGTCAACCCAAATAGTCAGCCTGATCTTGATATGTACAGCTATTTAATCGAGCGCCAGTTAAAACCTGAAGCACGAAAAGATGTTCGTACTTTACTGCACGCTCTTGAAATTAAGCCAACATCGATGATCGATATTTCTGACGGATTATCATCTGAGATTATTCATTTGTGCAAACAATCTAAAGTGGGTTGTAATTTATACGAAGATAAACTTCCGCTGGATCCGCAATTTATTTCGACTTGTGAGGAGTTTAATATTGATAGTACAACGGTTGCTATTAATGGCGGCGAAGATTATGAATTGTTGTTTACGATTGACATTAATGACTTTGATAAAATAAAAGGAAATCCAAATTTCTCTATTATTGGTCATATGGCAGACGAAAGCGAAGGAATAAATTTGGTTACACGCGCCAATACTCAGATTCCTTTGAAAGCTAGAGGTTGGGATGCTTTGACAGAATAA
- a CDS encoding response regulator encodes MTIDPNASDSQLIKKNILIVDDHPFIIEGYKNAITRYNPHQYEFLISQAHDCKSGYDLIEDEKTPHFDVAFLDISMPAYEEKDIFSGEDLAKLILKKMPNCKVILLTMYTELLKIKTIIRTIQPNGLIIKNDLTFDELLFAFDKVMKNDKYYSQSVQKILNQSPHNSIEIDEFDKQILFHLSKGTPVYDMPQYIPISQNAIEKRKVSLKELLKVKSGSDDDLVKEAKSKGLL; translated from the coding sequence ATGACAATCGACCCAAATGCCTCAGATTCTCAATTAATTAAAAAAAACATATTAATTGTCGATGATCACCCTTTTATTATCGAAGGATATAAAAACGCCATAACGCGTTACAATCCTCATCAATATGAATTTTTAATTTCGCAGGCACACGACTGTAAATCAGGATATGATTTAATCGAAGATGAAAAAACACCACATTTTGATGTAGCTTTTTTAGATATTAGCATGCCGGCTTACGAGGAAAAAGATATTTTTTCGGGCGAAGATTTAGCAAAGCTCATCCTGAAGAAAATGCCAAACTGCAAAGTTATTTTGTTAACGATGTATACCGAGTTACTCAAAATTAAAACCATAATCAGAACCATTCAGCCCAATGGTTTAATTATTAAAAACGATCTCACCTTTGATGAATTGCTTTTCGCATTTGATAAAGTGATGAAAAATGATAAATACTACAGTCAATCTGTTCAAAAAATACTAAACCAGTCACCTCATAATTCAATTGAAATTGATGAGTTCGACAAGCAAATTTTATTTCATTTATCAAAAGGAACTCCGGTATATGATATGCCGCAATATATTCCGATTTCTCAAAATGCAATCGAAAAACGTAAAGTAAGTCTTAAAGAATTACTTAAAGTAAAATCAGGTTCAGATGATGATTTGGTAAAAGAAGCCAAAAGTAAAGGGCTTCTGTAA
- a CDS encoding tetratricopeptide repeat-containing sensor histidine kinase codes for MKKQCKIILILFFVLWACTKKTESDKNIISSVDSLPTYLSLANENNLPLQIKQNYSQKALAIILSQKDDSLNKVNLFKVANRYYNMSDWKSYLQTTKLILERSQKSQDSVHMAKAYMYLGDYYESQSISDSAFMNYFKAEKLYLKINDQYNLAKTFLNKASLQYNEGDFFESEIGVFKALRSLKKQQKVNDLYYESYNLLGILYNEREEYTKALEFQNKALGILDDKSILAFYQYKAASLNNIGFIYMKMGDFKKAKFFFEKGLAQDNLFEDRASLYAILLDNLGYSKFKLKEQDQLPDLFYKSLKIRDSLDLTSGVVSSKIHLSEYFAFKKDTFKAFQFSRQALALSRTSNKFVNTLEALKQIAIVDPQNASSYSKEYIKLNDKMVRSERKMGEKFSRIEYETNEIKDQNSNLQEKNKTLIYVFSICTLIGLFFYVYKTQQAKNRELLFKQQQQIANEDIYNLMISQQNDIELTRIKEKKKVAQDLHDGVLGRMFGVRISLDSLDKVDEEEAAPKRKKYLTELKNIEQDIREISHDLNREKSELINNFIAILNKLFEDQQNTYDTKLITTFDSNIKWELVSNTVKINLYRIVQEALQNCNKYANADTIIVEFKSEIDYLVLSILDDGVGFNAKRSKNGIGLHNIQYRAAECNGAIALKSAKGEGTLIVIKIPIDQKINLKNR; via the coding sequence TTGAAAAAGCAATGTAAAATAATATTAATTTTATTCTTCGTTCTATGGGCATGTACCAAGAAAACAGAATCAGATAAAAATATAATTTCCTCTGTAGACAGTCTTCCTACCTATCTTTCGTTAGCAAACGAAAATAATCTGCCTTTACAGATTAAACAAAATTACAGTCAAAAAGCTTTAGCTATTATCTTAAGTCAAAAAGATGATTCACTTAATAAAGTCAATCTTTTTAAAGTTGCCAATCGTTATTACAACATGAGCGATTGGAAATCATACCTTCAAACCACTAAATTAATTCTCGAAAGGTCACAAAAATCGCAGGACTCGGTGCACATGGCTAAAGCTTATATGTACTTAGGTGATTATTATGAATCACAGTCAATTTCGGATAGTGCCTTTATGAATTATTTTAAGGCAGAAAAGCTTTATCTTAAAATAAATGATCAATACAATTTAGCAAAAACATTTTTAAATAAAGCAAGCCTGCAATATAATGAAGGTGATTTTTTTGAAAGTGAAATAGGGGTTTTCAAAGCATTACGCAGTTTAAAAAAACAGCAAAAAGTAAACGATCTCTATTATGAAAGCTACAACCTGTTAGGAATATTGTATAATGAACGGGAAGAATATACAAAGGCATTAGAGTTTCAAAACAAAGCTTTAGGAATTTTAGACGATAAATCGATACTCGCATTTTATCAGTATAAAGCTGCTTCACTCAATAATATAGGCTTTATCTATATGAAAATGGGTGATTTTAAAAAAGCTAAGTTTTTTTTTGAAAAAGGATTGGCACAAGATAATCTTTTTGAAGACAGGGCAAGTTTATACGCAATTTTGCTCGATAACCTGGGGTATTCTAAATTCAAATTAAAAGAACAGGATCAATTACCTGATTTGTTTTATAAATCTTTAAAAATTAGAGATAGTCTTGATCTTACTTCAGGAGTTGTTTCGAGTAAAATTCATTTATCAGAATATTTTGCTTTCAAAAAAGATACTTTCAAGGCATTTCAGTTTTCAAGACAAGCATTAGCTTTGTCACGTACATCAAATAAATTCGTCAATACACTAGAAGCGCTTAAACAAATTGCCATAGTCGATCCTCAAAATGCATCATCCTATTCTAAAGAATATATTAAGCTAAATGATAAGATGGTAAGATCAGAGCGAAAAATGGGAGAAAAGTTTTCGCGTATTGAATATGAAACCAACGAAATAAAAGATCAAAACTCAAATCTGCAAGAGAAAAATAAAACGCTAATCTACGTTTTTAGTATCTGTACTTTAATCGGTTTGTTTTTTTATGTTTACAAAACGCAACAAGCCAAAAACAGAGAATTACTCTTTAAGCAACAGCAGCAAATTGCAAATGAGGACATTTATAATTTAATGATTTCGCAGCAAAATGATATCGAACTCACTCGTATTAAAGAAAAGAAAAAAGTAGCCCAGGATTTGCATGATGGTGTTTTGGGCAGAATGTTTGGTGTTAGGATAAGTCTGGATAGTTTAGATAAAGTAGATGAGGAAGAAGCAGCTCCAAAAAGGAAAAAATACTTAACTGAGCTTAAAAATATAGAGCAGGATATTCGTGAAATTTCGCACGATTTAAATAGAGAGAAATCCGAATTAATTAATAATTTTATCGCGATTTTAAACAAATTGTTTGAAGATCAACAAAACACGTACGATACAAAATTAATTACGACTTTCGATTCTAATATAAAGTGGGAATTGGTGAGTAATACAGTTAAAATTAATTTGTACAGAATTGTTCAGGAAGCACTTCAGAATTGTAATAAATATGCAAATGCAGATACGATTATAGTGGAGTTTAAAAGCGAAATAGATTATTTGGTTTTATCAATTTTAGATGATGGAGTTGGTTTTAATGCCAAAAGATCTAAAAATGGTATAGGTTTGCATAATATTCAATACAGAGCAGCAGAATGTAATGGAGCAATTGCCTTAAAATCTGCCAAAGGAGAAGGAACTCTTATTGTAATTAAAATACCCATAGATCAGAAAATTAACCTGAAAAACAGATGA
- a CDS encoding 3-oxoacyl-ACP reductase, whose amino-acid sequence MKKAALTFGIFSLVMVATSFATPEVTNFLTASDSIKIVPIDGGATGKQKKGDIIAYIDGGATGKQKKGDIIAYIDGGATGKQKKGDQVANNARQLTFASVNQSIGTDKKVD is encoded by the coding sequence ATGAAAAAAGCAGCTTTAACATTCGGAATATTTTCTTTAGTAATGGTAGCAACATCATTCGCTACTCCTGAAGTTACAAATTTTTTAACAGCTTCAGACTCTATTAAAATTGTGCCTATAGATGGAGGTGCTACAGGTAAACAAAAGAAAGGTGATATAATAGCATATATAGACGGAGGTGCTACGGGTAAACAAAAGAAAGGTGATATAATAGCATATATAGATGGAGGCGCTACAGGAAAACAAAAGAAAGGTGATCAAGTAGCAAACAATGCAAGACAATTAACTTTTGCAAGCGTTAATCAATCAATCGGAACAGATAAAAAAGTAGATTAA
- a CDS encoding LytR/AlgR family response regulator transcription factor translates to MKNQQKLILKKYSYIIIDDDAESILKTKSVAEGFSELTFMASATNYQDGLYLVLEHRPSIIFLEIDPLDISSNLSLAFINELYRFLPVIPRIIVTTKKKELAFEAIQYNVFDYILKPVQSIDVLRTILKLDKIVPETNVVAIRNEITSSALPFIQKPQNIENPLIICIKSYGDHRYMNAADICYFQADNNSTDIYLNSGEMITAFKTLKHFESILSHPFIRIHNSYIINKNYIARIHNGSSVCYIKNSLKKIPFSKTYKSNVDLIIADFSIGNYLEV, encoded by the coding sequence ATGAAAAATCAACAAAAACTGATATTGAAAAAGTATTCGTATATTATTATTGACGATGATGCTGAAAGTATTTTGAAAACCAAATCAGTTGCAGAGGGTTTTTCGGAATTAACTTTTATGGCTTCGGCTACGAATTATCAGGATGGTTTGTATTTAGTGTTAGAACATCGGCCGTCGATTATTTTTTTAGAAATTGATCCTCTCGACATATCCAGTAATTTATCACTTGCTTTTATAAACGAGCTTTACAGATTTCTGCCCGTTATACCCAGAATAATTGTTACTACCAAAAAAAAAGAACTGGCTTTTGAAGCTATTCAGTATAATGTTTTTGATTATATCCTGAAACCTGTTCAGTCGATAGATGTTTTAAGAACGATTTTAAAACTTGATAAAATAGTTCCGGAAACAAATGTTGTAGCAATAAGAAACGAAATTACTTCTTCTGCTTTGCCCTTTATACAAAAGCCGCAAAATATCGAGAATCCTCTTATTATATGCATTAAATCATATGGTGACCACCGTTATATGAATGCAGCCGATATTTGCTATTTTCAGGCTGATAATAACTCGACGGATATTTATTTGAATTCCGGAGAAATGATCACTGCTTTTAAAACTTTAAAGCATTTTGAGAGTATTTTGTCGCATCCTTTTATCCGAATTCATAATAGTTATATTATCAACAAAAATTATATAGCACGAATTCATAACGGAAGCTCAGTTTGTTATATAAAAAATTCTCTAAAAAAGATTCCTTTTTCTAAAACCTACAAATCTAATGTAGATCTAATTATAGCAGATTTTTCTATAGGAAATTACTTAGAAGTCTAA
- a CDS encoding glycine--tRNA ligase: MAKQEDIFKNVVSHAKEYGFIFPSSEVYDGLSAVYDYAQNGVELKKNIREYWWKSMVQMNENIVGLDAAILMHPTTWKASGHVDAFNDPLIDNKDSKKRYRADVLVEDHAEKINQKAQKEIEKARARFGDAFNEEEFITTNARVVEYLSKYKEILSRLAKGMTDDLQDVKALIEELEIADPETGSKNWTDVKQFNLMFGTKLGASADSAMDLYLRPETAQGIFVNFLNVQKSGRMKIPFGIAQTGKAFRNEIVARQFIFRMREFEQMEMQFFVRPGEEMKWYHHWKETRLNWHLSLGLGKENYRFHDHEKLAHYANAAADIEFNFPFGFKELEGIHSRTDFDLKAHEQYSGRKLQYFDPELNENYVPYVVETSVGLDRMFLAVFATSLQEETLEDGSTRTVLKLPSVLAPTKVAILPLVKKDGLPDIARKIIDDLKWDFSVAYDEKDAVGRRYRRQDALGTPFCVTVDHQTIEDETVTIRHRDTMKQDRVKISELKDIIENEVSMKNWLMKM; encoded by the coding sequence ATGGCAAAACAAGAAGATATATTTAAGAATGTGGTTTCGCACGCAAAAGAGTACGGATTTATTTTTCCGTCAAGCGAAGTATACGATGGATTGAGTGCAGTGTATGATTATGCACAAAATGGTGTCGAGTTAAAAAAGAATATCCGTGAATATTGGTGGAAATCAATGGTTCAGATGAACGAGAATATTGTGGGCCTTGATGCTGCAATATTGATGCATCCAACAACCTGGAAAGCTTCAGGCCACGTTGATGCTTTTAATGATCCGTTGATTGATAATAAAGATTCAAAAAAGAGATATAGAGCAGACGTTTTGGTTGAAGATCATGCTGAAAAGATCAATCAAAAAGCTCAAAAAGAAATCGAAAAAGCGAGAGCTCGTTTTGGAGATGCATTTAATGAAGAAGAATTTATTACCACAAATGCACGCGTTGTAGAATATCTTTCAAAATACAAAGAAATTTTATCAAGGCTTGCAAAAGGTATGACTGATGATCTTCAGGATGTAAAAGCTTTAATCGAAGAATTAGAAATTGCTGATCCTGAAACCGGTTCTAAAAACTGGACAGATGTAAAGCAATTCAACTTAATGTTCGGAACTAAACTTGGAGCTTCTGCAGATTCTGCAATGGATTTGTATTTACGTCCGGAAACAGCGCAGGGTATTTTTGTGAACTTCCTGAACGTTCAAAAATCAGGTCGTATGAAAATTCCTTTTGGAATTGCTCAAACCGGTAAAGCATTTAGAAATGAAATCGTTGCAAGACAATTTATTTTCCGTATGCGTGAATTCGAACAAATGGAAATGCAATTTTTCGTTCGCCCGGGTGAAGAAATGAAATGGTACCACCATTGGAAAGAAACACGTTTAAACTGGCATTTATCTTTAGGATTAGGAAAAGAGAATTACCGTTTTCACGATCACGAAAAATTAGCACATTACGCAAATGCTGCGGCAGATATCGAGTTTAATTTCCCTTTTGGATTCAAAGAATTAGAAGGAATTCACTCTCGTACTGATTTTGACTTAAAAGCGCACGAACAATATTCTGGTAGAAAATTACAATATTTTGATCCGGAACTGAACGAGAATTACGTGCCATACGTAGTAGAAACTTCAGTAGGTTTAGATCGTATGTTCCTGGCTGTTTTTGCAACTTCATTACAGGAAGAAACTCTTGAAGACGGTTCTACAAGAACAGTTCTAAAATTACCATCAGTTTTAGCACCAACAAAAGTGGCTATTTTACCATTGGTTAAAAAAGATGGATTGCCGGATATCGCCAGAAAAATCATAGATGATTTAAAATGGGATTTCAGTGTGGCTTATGATGAAAAAGATGCAGTAGGTCGTCGTTACAGAAGACAAGATGCTCTTGGAACTCCGTTTTGTGTTACAGTAGATCATCAAACGATCGAAGACGAAACAGTAACTATTCGTCATAGAGATACAATGAAACAGGATCGTGTAAAAATTTCTGAATTGAAAGACATTATCGAAAACGAAGTTTCGATGAAAAACTGGTTGATGAAAATGTAA
- a CDS encoding ComF family protein, whose protein sequence is MFNYIIDLFFPKVCAGCHTILITNETVFCTNCRHELPLTQYHLDPKNEAVKKFYGKIAIEHASALLYFNKKGIVQELIHNLKYKGHEEIGTVLGNWYVEDLKELVLETPFDVVIPVPLHPKKFRERGYNQVTTFGKALSKGLNITYNDAILYRKKYSKTQSKKNLIGRSDNIEDIFDVYFSEENQNKHFLIVDDVLTTGATLEACSKALLKIPGAKISIVCMAMANS, encoded by the coding sequence ATGTTTAATTATATTATTGACCTGTTTTTTCCTAAAGTTTGTGCCGGATGTCATACTATTTTGATCACCAACGAAACTGTATTTTGTACCAATTGCCGTCACGAATTGCCTCTTACACAATATCATTTAGATCCAAAAAATGAAGCTGTAAAAAAATTCTATGGTAAAATTGCGATCGAACATGCATCGGCACTTTTATATTTCAACAAAAAAGGAATTGTTCAGGAACTTATTCATAATCTAAAATATAAAGGCCACGAAGAGATTGGAACCGTTTTGGGAAATTGGTACGTTGAAGATTTAAAAGAACTCGTTTTAGAAACTCCTTTTGATGTTGTTATTCCTGTTCCTTTACATCCTAAAAAATTCAGGGAACGCGGCTACAATCAGGTTACCACTTTTGGAAAAGCTTTGTCCAAAGGTTTAAATATTACCTACAATGATGCTATTTTATATCGAAAGAAATATTCGAAAACGCAATCAAAAAAGAACCTTATTGGAAGATCTGATAATATCGAAGACATATTTGATGTGTATTTTTCAGAAGAAAATCAAAACAAACATTTTTTAATTGTTGATGATGTTTTAACAACCGGAGCCACTCTTGAAGCGTGCTCAAAAGCTTTATTAAAAATTCCCGGAGCCAAAATTAGTATTGTTTGTATGGCGATGGCGAACTCTTAA